The DNA window GGGGGGGTTGTCCGTACCCGTACCCATATGCACCCTGCGGTGGCGGGCCTTGTGGTCCGGGTGGTGGCATCTGGCTGTTTGGAGGACGCTGATACTGGTAACCCTGAGCTGCCTGTTGGTACTGACCCTGCGGGGGTGGTATCGGTGAATAGCCCTGTTGATGATAAGCATGCGGAGGATAGCCAGGAGTCGGAGGTGGTCCCTGTCCCTGAGGACCTCCGGGAGCGGATTGTGGATAGCTGCCTGGTGGTTGTTGATGTTGAGTAGATGGTGGAGAAGTTGCGTAAGATTGCGGCGGACCGGGTGGTTGTGGTCCGGGGCCTTGTGGCTGTGCGTAGCTACCTTGCGGAGGATGCTGGCCAGCAGTAGCTGGTGGTGATGTATAGGCTTGCGGTGGAACAGCGCCAGGACCAGCAGCAGCGTAACCAGTGGAAGTGGTTGGTGGAATGACTGAGTGGGGACCACTGGAAGGAGGAGCATTTGTGTTGGGACTGGATGATTGCCCTGAAGCTGGGCTTGGTTGATTGGCGTAAGTGGGAGCACCACTTGATTGAGTGGAAGGAGCACTGGTTGGAGCAGCTGGTTGACTTGGAGCGGAAGTTGTCGGTGGACCATGCGGAACTGGTTGGCTTGAGGGGTAACTTGAAGGATACTGTTGTTGCGGTGGTGGATAACTCGGTTGACCACTGGCTGGAGGGTATCCGGAAGGTGGTTGTCCATAGGCATTCGGCGGATTTGGACTGCCGTAACCTGGATAGCCATGAGGCATCGGAGGACCACCCGCTGATTGCGGAGGATATTGACCACCGACAGGTGGACCGTACATCTGCGGTTGGGATGCCGGTGCGTTTGGAGGCCCTTGTTGGTAGCTACCTTGCTGTGGGCCTCCCTGAGGTCCCTGTGGGGGACCTGCGCTCGGGTACGGTGATCCTTGTGGTGGTCCAGAATTTGAAGTAGTCGGAGGCATTCCACCGTGATGATAACTTTGCGGTGCGTTAGGCGGATAGCCTTGTGCAGGATTTGGTGGTCCGTACGGTGGATATCCTGGTTGAGCTTGGTATGGTTGATTCGGAGGAGGATAACCAGGATAATGTCCATGCTGCTGGTAAGGTCCCCGTTGTGGAGGATAACCCTGTGCTTGTTGTGGCATTGGAGCTTGTTGAGGTGGAACACCAGGTCTGCCCGGTTGACCAGGAACAGGTGGACCCTGGTTTGGAGCGGTCTGGGCTGCAGTCGATGTTGGTGGAGGAATTTGTGGCCCTCCACGATAACCGCCCACCGGTTGCTGATTTGGTGGTGGCGGATGTGCTTGACTTGTTGGCGGTTGAACACCAGCTTGTGACGATGGTGGCTGTTCCGGTGGTTGGGGAGTTCCAACCGGGACAGCCGCTTGATTTGGTCCAGGTGTTTGTGCTTGCCCACCGTGCGAAGGATCACTTTCATGACCAGGTGCAACACTGCTTGGAGGAACACCATGCATCGGGGGTCCACTACCGTGCTGAAGAACATGTGGAGGCtgaaaatgaacgaaaaataagcgaaatatttcaattaaaaTATGCGTTCTCACATACCGGAAGCAGCGCTTGTATGTTATGCTGCGGATCAGCTAGATTAGCCAGATACACCAGATTGCGGTGAAGCGCCACGTGATACGACATACATTCGTGAGCTTTGCCCATATTTTGGAAGTCTTGTATGGTTTGAATGAGACCGGCATTTTCGTCCAATATTTTCTGGATATGCATCGGACTCGGTGGAGGACCACCACCGCGGTTCATTGGACCTCCAGGACCACTCCGATTGCCGGAACTAGGCGACTGCTGCGATTGTTGCTGGAAATTTCCAAAACACATGCTAAGCGTATGGtaatacaataataatacaCCTGGTGAAGATTACCTGCTGAGAATAAGCGACCGACATGTTTGTTTTCCAGGTTTGAAGCCTTTTCGTTCGTCCGTTCAAACGCGTCCTTTATTCAATCGAGTTTTGGTCAATGTTTTCTGCAAATGAGTACCACTTTTTTAGCACTTTAGAATAATTAATCAACACTTAACAGAATGCACTTCGCGTTAAAGGAAAATTATGGTTATCCTAATGGAAATTTACGAAAGAAATTACCAGCGGAAGAACTGATGCACTGTACGGTAGGCAGccatgaaaaagaaaacagttgaaCGTGCTCCATGAAAATTGAAACGTCAACGAACGGACTCCAGCCGACACGGTCAGCAGCAGGGTAGCCAGATTGTATTTAAGATTGCCGGTAACCTACACTGAAAGTTTATCGGTTGTaggaaataatttaaaaatcttaaGCAGggtacacgccaccgaaaaactatctaaaattcagtacttttgactcaatctcgtggtatcgtgcaggaaggtaaaattagataaactgtgttgaaggtagtttccatttaactacggcaaaaataataactcaaccttgagtttaatttacttaaatttaagttgaatttacctaattttgagtataccccaaacaacttaaaagtaccTTACCGCATGGaggacctcgactgagtcgaatctctcgttttgtttttgacaacactaataagtgcgaaagcgacgcacagctcagaagtacctaaatttaagttaaaagaacttattctgtgggtTATTTTGCCATAATTATTGCTGGTAGAGAACGAGGAAgcagtgatgtccctatcctctgtgcagtaaagagaaattgaaattactccccacactctggcaagcaaaacgagagcgcatctctttcgttcatatacaccaccgtatttgatatgtgtaagcgcacgttgatggcagaggtaaattttcatacacccaacactggaacgagctagagtgtggagaagagctcttgaaattctctgtggcgcgctcagataaattcgccacagcgcgcgccccagagtcgctgtggtgtattcactggcgtggtttcactggcgtgtattcactggcgtgtgatctttggtttgttttcgtcttacaagcgacattgcgagtgagattgatttgatttgcacaggttgttgcgttgtaTTGTGTGGATGtcggtggcttatttcaagcttatatgattttctactgaagatttcatagttgcttggtaaagcttgcgagtttatagagtgttgttacactaccgtgggaaacctgaagtattcgagcctaggggcaaacaaggaaaacgttttacgtatcaatgtatcggctggtataaacaaagttttataatgatctgtagtatcagattaatcgtataacagatgtaagacgggatttgtacatccacattaggtacggcctattttttgttcgactgaataactcaatggtaagttaacttattttgattgcgaatttggcgacgccaaaaagtaaagtgatccattacaagtaatgtcctggtattacacacgttttcgattattatcatacgcaggcattgtaattctctctcacgcGAGAaaaggcttatccgatgtccaacttttccgagataaagtccacataaaacaagataacgttcacgagaattcacattgttacttgttttttacatttcttataaaagaaatgtatagaattcgctcaaactttcaagattttttccgaggcccggagggccgagtcttataaaccaatcgactcagctcgacgatttgagacaatgtctgtgtgtgtgtgtgtgtgtgtgtgtgtgtgtgtgtgtgtatgtaacggacaaattctcattcgagtttctcagcaatggctgaaccgatcttatccaattttaaatgaaagaactaaaaaacagtatgaacgctattaatttgtttttgattctgatgtttagtttccaagatatgaatgtttgaatgcgtaaaaatggcgttttttgcagtttttttttaattatctgccgaaattgacaatatagattaacactttatatgttttttgacagctttaacgaatacctttagaaaaagctatagattgttgaaatcgaactattatcaaaagagatatttaacataaaatgcgggcgaaagatttttatcatttcccattgccagaaacatgaccaaaaacatgtaatctattattaacgccaaaacggcttattttaggtcaatagtatcttcggagaatataatggaggca is part of the Topomyia yanbarensis strain Yona2022 chromosome 1, ASM3024719v1, whole genome shotgun sequence genome and encodes:
- the LOC131679621 gene encoding basic salivary proline-rich protein 1; translated protein: MSVAYSQQQQSQQSPSSGNRSGPGGPMNRGGGPPPSPMHIQKILDENAGLIQTIQDFQNMGKAHECMSYHVALHRNLVYLANLADPQHNIQALLPPPHVLQHGSGPPMHGVPPSSVAPGHESDPSHGGQAQTPGPNQAAVPVGTPQPPEQPPSSQAGVQPPTSQAHPPPPNQQPVGGYRGGPQIPPPTSTAAQTAPNQGPPVPGQPGRPGVPPQQAPMPQQAQGYPPQRGPYQQHGHYPGYPPPNQPYQAQPGYPPYGPPNPAQGYPPNAPQSYHHGGMPPTTSNSGPPQGSPYPSAGPPQGPQGGPQQGSYQQGPPNAPASQPQMYGPPVGGQYPPQSAGGPPMPHGYPGYGSPNPPNAYGQPPSGYPPASGQPSYPPPQQQYPSSYPSSQPVPHGPPTTSAPSQPAAPTSAPSTQSSGAPTYANQPSPASGQSSSPNTNAPPSSGPHSVIPPTTSTGYAAAGPGAVPPQAYTSPPATAGQHPPQGSYAQPQGPGPQPPGPPQSYATSPPSTQHQQPPGSYPQSAPGGPQGQGPPPTPGYPPHAYHQQGYSPIPPPQGQYQQAAQGYQYQRPPNSQMPPPGPQGPPPQGAYGYGYGQPPQ